Proteins encoded in a region of the Triticum dicoccoides isolate Atlit2015 ecotype Zavitan chromosome 3A, WEW_v2.0, whole genome shotgun sequence genome:
- the LOC119271905 gene encoding profilin-2-like, with amino-acid sequence MSWQSYVDEHLMCDIEGHHLASAAILGHDGTVWAQSADFPSFKPAEMANIMKDFDEPGTLAPTGLLLADAKYMVIQGEPGAVIRGKKGAGGITLKKTGQALVVGIYDEPMTPGQCNLVVERLGDYLVEQGM; translated from the exons ATGTCGTGGCAGAGTTACGTGGACGAGCACCTGATGTGCGACATCGAGGGCCaccacctcgcctccgccgccatcCTCGGCCACGACGGCACCGTCTGGGCCCAGAGCGCCGATTTCCCGTCG TTCAAGCCGGCGGAGATGGCCAACATCATGAAGGACTTCGACGAGCCGGGGACCCTCGCCCCGACCGGGCTGCTACTCGCAGACGCCAAGTACATGGTCATCCAAGGTGAACCTGGCGCCGTCATCCGCGGCAAGAAG GGCGCGGGAGGCATCACCCTGAAGAAGACCGGGCAGGCGCTGGTGGTCGGCATCTACGACGAGCCCATGACCCCGGGGCAGTGCAACCTGGTGGTGGAGAGGCTGGGCGACTACCTGGTAGAGCAGGGCATgtag